One segment of Natronosalvus halobius DNA contains the following:
- a CDS encoding PH domain-containing protein: MESLHPRIRLVWIARWVLLAVLLGVAVSAVDQWLFSIPITVTVAVVALALVLGIVYAIVLYGRWHFDLQDDALYLERGVVTFVETAVPFVRVQHVDTQFGPVERALGLSSVVVYTAGSRNADVRVPGLTPERARRLQDTLRELAVESEADDGV, from the coding sequence ATGGAATCGTTGCATCCGCGCATTCGCCTGGTGTGGATCGCTCGGTGGGTGCTGCTGGCGGTCCTCCTCGGCGTCGCCGTCAGCGCCGTCGACCAGTGGCTGTTCTCGATACCGATCACCGTGACGGTCGCCGTCGTCGCACTCGCACTCGTTCTCGGCATCGTCTACGCGATCGTCCTCTACGGCCGCTGGCACTTCGACCTCCAGGACGACGCGCTCTACCTCGAGCGGGGCGTCGTGACGTTCGTCGAGACGGCCGTCCCGTTCGTTCGCGTCCAGCACGTCGACACGCAGTTCGGCCCCGTCGAACGGGCGCTGGGCCTCTCGAGCGTCGTCGTCTACACGGCCGGCTCGCGAAACGCCGACGTACGAGTCCCGGGACTCACCCCCGAACGCGCCCGCCGCCTCCAGGACACGCTCCGGGAACTGGCCGTCGAGAGCGAGGCCGACGACGGCGTATGA
- a CDS encoding BolA family protein translates to MEPEAVESLIESELEDADVTVARARGDHDDDHLAATVISPAFEGLPLVQQHQRVYDALEGHMTTDIHALELSTYTPAEYAERVDD, encoded by the coding sequence ATGGAACCCGAAGCCGTCGAATCTCTCATCGAATCCGAACTCGAGGACGCCGACGTGACCGTCGCCCGCGCCCGCGGCGACCACGACGACGATCACCTGGCGGCGACGGTCATCTCGCCGGCGTTCGAGGGCCTCCCACTCGTCCAGCAACACCAACGCGTTTACGACGCCCTCGAGGGACACATGACGACCGACATCCACGCCCTCGAATTATCGACGTACACTCCCGCGGAGTACGCCGAGCGCGTCGACGACTGA